A window of Pirellula sp. SH-Sr6A contains these coding sequences:
- a CDS encoding bacterioferritin-associated ferredoxin, with the protein MKPDDELCLCFHISWRKVINYIRVHRIQRPSQLAECGGAGTGCGWCRKQLERLTHLVTEVPPPSDEVEQWLADRSPNKEIYAQGRSKYRQELGLEDRPSDPSH; encoded by the coding sequence ATGAAACCAGACGACGAACTTTGCCTCTGTTTTCATATCAGCTGGAGGAAGGTGATCAATTACATCCGGGTGCACCGAATCCAACGCCCGAGTCAATTAGCGGAATGCGGTGGAGCAGGGACTGGCTGCGGCTGGTGTCGCAAACAGCTGGAACGCTTAACTCACTTGGTAACCGAAGTACCACCCCCGTCCGACGAAGTCGAACAGTGGCTCGCCGACCGATCTCCCAACAAAGAGATCTACGCCCAAGGCAGAAGCAAGTACCGGCAAGAACTCGGATTGGAAGATAGACCGTCAGACCCGTCGCATTGA
- a CDS encoding ABC transporter permease, with protein MRSILTVLGIFIGVASVIWLLAISKGIGDEAQRQIESLGADTIMIRTIKPPSEKMSAQGLTPYGLTRDEFDLLSTSVPTVKSALPIRELRRQFQFKDRKLDGRLVGCTPEYFEVNRLEMQDGHFITDADCFRRETHCVLSAKVAERLFLHEDPIGQRIYMPENQDFYLVVGVLKPKGATAAVGGSMAAQDFTNDVYIPIQTLHQRIGDMVMSVRSGSREGEVIELNQITLRVNQVADVKRTAELVESALSGHAKMEDIAVVVPLELLEQARTTRAMFMVFMGMIAAISLLVGGIGIMNIMLATVTERTREIGIRRALGAKRKDIIRQFLIETSVLSLAGGITGILFGLLCGPAVRGARWLAMEWFPEQMAGLPDVVRTVEPSIVPESIPGAFLISLIVGVVFGIYPAMRAAKMNPIEALRHE; from the coding sequence ATGCGATCGATCCTGACCGTCCTCGGGATCTTTATCGGCGTAGCGAGCGTCATTTGGCTGCTGGCGATCAGCAAGGGAATTGGAGACGAGGCACAGCGACAGATCGAAAGCCTGGGGGCCGATACGATCATGATCCGCACGATCAAACCGCCCAGCGAAAAGATGTCGGCGCAGGGGCTGACACCTTACGGCCTCACTCGCGATGAATTCGATTTGCTTTCCACGAGTGTTCCGACCGTGAAAAGCGCTTTGCCCATCCGTGAATTGCGCCGTCAGTTTCAATTCAAAGACCGAAAACTGGATGGCCGACTCGTCGGATGTACCCCGGAGTATTTCGAAGTCAATCGACTTGAAATGCAAGACGGACACTTCATCACCGACGCCGATTGCTTCCGCCGCGAAACCCATTGCGTCCTTTCCGCTAAAGTTGCAGAACGCCTCTTTTTGCACGAAGACCCAATCGGTCAACGCATTTACATGCCCGAAAATCAGGACTTCTATCTCGTTGTGGGTGTCCTCAAACCCAAAGGCGCGACGGCTGCGGTCGGCGGTTCGATGGCTGCACAAGACTTCACGAACGATGTCTATATCCCAATCCAAACGCTGCACCAGCGAATCGGAGATATGGTGATGAGCGTTCGATCGGGATCGCGCGAAGGCGAAGTGATTGAGCTCAATCAAATCACCCTGCGAGTGAACCAAGTGGCCGATGTAAAACGGACTGCAGAGCTCGTAGAATCCGCCCTTTCGGGCCATGCCAAGATGGAGGATATCGCAGTCGTCGTGCCGCTGGAACTCCTGGAACAGGCGCGAACTACCCGCGCCATGTTTATGGTCTTTATGGGAATGATCGCAGCCATCTCGCTGCTGGTCGGGGGGATCGGGATCATGAACATCATGCTGGCTACCGTTACCGAACGAACGCGTGAAATTGGAATTCGCCGTGCTCTCGGAGCAAAACGTAAAGATATCATTCGCCAGTTCTTGATCGAAACCAGTGTGCTGAGCTTGGCAGGCGGAATCACGGGGATCTTGTTTGGATTGCTCTGCGGTCCCGCAGTGCGCGGCGCGCGCTGGCTAGCGATGGAGTGGTTTCCAGAGCAAATGGCCGGGCTCCCCGATGTGGTGAGAACGGTCGAGCCTTCCATTGTCCCAGAAAGCATTCCAGGCGCCTTTCTTATCTCGCTCATTGTAGGGGTTGTCTTCGGAATCTATCCCGCGATGAGAGCGGCAAAGATGAATCCGATCGAAGCCTTGCGGCACGAGTAA
- a CDS encoding ABC transporter ATP-binding protein, translating to MNPPIATKRYACRVVDMKKEYVLKSETVRALRGVTFDVPEGDYVAIMGPSGSGKSTLLNMLGCLDKPTSGSLLLGEDDVAQMNDDQLADIRSKRIGFVFQAYNLIQQLTVVENIQVPLFYQGRSLSKEQHARTIELAKLVGLGERLDHRPTQLSGGQQQRVAIARSLVNNPYFILADEPTGNLDSRTTEEILQLFERLNDEGRTIILVTHEDEVSKRAKRVVRLKDGRLQWDRTNTKEVRDAAAKYAIDNMPVEE from the coding sequence ATGAACCCTCCGATCGCTACCAAGCGGTACGCATGTCGCGTTGTCGACATGAAAAAAGAGTACGTGCTAAAAAGCGAGACAGTCCGCGCGCTCCGAGGAGTTACTTTCGATGTCCCGGAAGGTGACTATGTTGCCATCATGGGACCCTCAGGTTCCGGCAAAAGTACTTTGCTCAATATGCTCGGGTGCTTGGATAAACCCACCTCCGGTAGTTTGTTATTGGGTGAAGACGATGTCGCCCAAATGAACGACGATCAATTGGCGGATATCCGTTCCAAGCGGATTGGTTTCGTTTTCCAAGCCTACAACCTGATCCAGCAGCTGACGGTGGTTGAAAACATACAGGTGCCTCTCTTCTACCAAGGTCGTTCGCTCAGCAAGGAGCAGCACGCCAGGACAATCGAGCTGGCAAAATTAGTGGGACTTGGAGAGCGTTTGGACCACCGTCCCACGCAGCTCAGCGGTGGACAACAACAGCGGGTGGCTATCGCTCGTTCCCTCGTGAACAACCCGTACTTCATTCTCGCAGACGAACCGACGGGAAACTTGGACTCTCGAACAACAGAAGAGATCCTGCAACTCTTCGAACGACTGAACGACGAAGGTCGAACGATCATTCTCGTGACTCACGAAGACGAAGTATCCAAACGGGCCAAGCGTGTCGTGCGACTGAAAGACGGTCGTTTGCAATGGGATCGCACCAACACGAAAGAAGTTCGGGATGCGGCCGCGAAATACGCAATCGATAATATGCCGGTGGAAGAATGA
- a CDS encoding HlyD family efflux transporter periplasmic adaptor subunit, translating to MKSLRFSSRSNPTAQTVRNSNSRRRRGAARPILIALIAATLVGGGGYYWWKMRAESTASTEGKPILEQISKGPFDHIVLEQGEVESSSNNEVKCEVKGRGGSGTPILTVIPEGTFVKKGDILCELDSSALDQEAKNQRIIVSAAESTVISSEAAVSKAEIARQEYLEGTYLTERKTILSEISIAKQNLRKAELSLQSAERLAAKGTLKPLQIEAEQYAVQNAQSTLESAEARLRVLDELTKAKMLVQLDSDIATAKAKLDSDRNTLIEEKEKLDEILTQMAACQIKAPADGQVVYANKVGSRGGSDFVVEPGAVVREQQTVFLLPDPSKMQVKAKVNESRITLIREGMPVKIRVGAVENELLGRVVKVNKYAEPGNWWGSNVKEYAVFVQIVDPPETIRTGMTAEVRIFVEQIPEAIQIPILAVYETKGHHFVLVKSGDGWETKPIKIGAANEKFITVDTGIEVGEEVVLNPRNHLAKMDIPVIEETDDREQLARIAAEPLPAAAKTDSQSAGGGMDLSGMMQRIDTDSDGKISKTEASSMGPLAAGFPQADGNQDGFLDMGELTKAMQKLRAARERTPGAEGAPGPDGGPAGRAPGGSSADRPIGARGLQ from the coding sequence ATGAAATCTCTCAGGTTCTCCTCCCGTAGCAACCCAACCGCCCAAACGGTCCGAAATTCGAATTCGAGACGTCGTCGCGGGGCGGCACGTCCCATTTTGATTGCTTTGATCGCGGCAACCCTGGTCGGTGGCGGTGGGTATTATTGGTGGAAAATGCGTGCCGAATCGACCGCGTCCACCGAAGGAAAACCGATTCTGGAGCAGATTTCGAAAGGGCCGTTCGATCACATCGTCCTCGAACAAGGAGAGGTCGAGAGCAGTAGCAACAACGAAGTGAAATGCGAGGTCAAAGGACGTGGGGGGAGCGGCACTCCAATCCTAACGGTCATTCCGGAAGGCACCTTTGTGAAGAAAGGGGACATCCTTTGCGAATTGGACTCCTCCGCGCTGGACCAAGAAGCCAAGAATCAACGCATTATCGTTAGCGCTGCCGAGTCGACGGTGATTTCGAGCGAGGCTGCCGTGAGCAAGGCCGAGATCGCGCGCCAAGAGTACTTGGAAGGCACCTACTTGACCGAGCGCAAGACGATCTTGAGCGAGATTTCGATCGCTAAACAGAATCTCCGAAAGGCCGAATTGTCACTTCAAAGTGCGGAGCGGCTTGCGGCGAAGGGGACCCTCAAACCGCTTCAAATCGAAGCGGAGCAATACGCGGTACAGAACGCACAAAGCACGCTCGAGTCCGCGGAAGCGAGACTTCGAGTTCTTGATGAACTGACCAAAGCGAAAATGCTCGTACAGCTCGATAGCGATATCGCCACGGCCAAGGCAAAGCTGGACTCCGATCGCAACACCCTGATTGAGGAAAAAGAAAAACTCGATGAAATCCTCACCCAAATGGCTGCTTGCCAAATCAAGGCGCCTGCGGATGGGCAAGTTGTTTATGCGAACAAAGTAGGTAGCCGGGGCGGTTCGGACTTCGTCGTGGAACCAGGAGCAGTCGTGCGCGAGCAGCAGACAGTTTTCTTGCTTCCCGACCCGAGCAAGATGCAAGTCAAAGCGAAGGTGAACGAGTCACGAATTACGTTGATCCGAGAAGGCATGCCTGTGAAGATCCGCGTCGGAGCGGTCGAGAACGAGCTTCTTGGACGCGTTGTAAAGGTCAATAAGTACGCAGAACCAGGCAACTGGTGGGGCTCGAACGTTAAAGAGTACGCTGTCTTTGTTCAGATTGTCGATCCGCCGGAAACGATTCGCACCGGGATGACGGCCGAAGTTCGCATCTTCGTCGAGCAGATTCCTGAAGCCATCCAAATCCCCATTTTGGCCGTCTACGAAACCAAGGGGCATCATTTTGTTTTGGTTAAGAGCGGCGATGGTTGGGAAACAAAGCCGATTAAGATCGGTGCGGCAAACGAAAAGTTCATCACGGTGGACACTGGGATTGAGGTCGGAGAAGAGGTGGTCTTAAATCCCCGAAACCACCTTGCCAAGATGGATATCCCAGTCATTGAGGAAACCGATGACCGCGAGCAACTGGCTCGTATCGCGGCTGAGCCATTGCCTGCCGCCGCAAAAACAGATAGCCAATCCGCAGGCGGTGGCATGGATCTGTCAGGGATGATGCAGCGGATCGATACCGACTCCGATGGAAAGATCAGCAAGACCGAGGCGAGCAGCATGGGCCCGCTCGCAGCCGGTTTCCCCCAGGCCGACGGCAACCAAGATGGTTTCTTGGACATGGGGGAACTCACCAAGGCAATGCAGAAATTGCGAGCCGCCCGTGAGCGAACGCCTGGAGCAGAGGGTGCTCCCGGCCCTGATGGAGGCCCCGCAGGACGTGCTCCAGGCGGAAGCAGCGCGGACCGCCCGATTGGCGCGAGAGGATTGCAGTAG
- a CDS encoding NAD(P)-dependent methylenetetrahydromethanopterin dehydrogenase, with protein sequence MSNKRKILIQLDTNSKASVFDAVVAIDAGVDHLLQYSNVKQEDVRSLVHGAMYTRGPQDLKHTAIFVGGGSVAHGEAIAQAAFETLHDPFRVSIMLDSNGSNSTAAAAVLCAQQHLEIRDSFSVVLAATGPVGQRVSRILANLGGKVFIGSRSKERAEETIDELVQADVERSRLIPLVSEDEEALTGALIRSQAVFACGAAGIRLLTAERLASASSLRVAVDLNAVPPEGIESIGVFDKAVERGNRVDYGALGVGGLKMKIHKASIAALFESNHRFLDCQEMLSIGTDILAQQNRGG encoded by the coding sequence ATGTCGAACAAGCGCAAGATCCTCATTCAACTGGACACCAATTCCAAGGCGAGCGTCTTTGACGCGGTCGTCGCTATCGATGCTGGCGTCGATCATCTCTTGCAGTACAGCAATGTGAAGCAGGAAGACGTCCGCTCCTTGGTCCACGGAGCGATGTACACCCGCGGCCCACAAGACCTGAAGCATACCGCCATCTTCGTAGGAGGGGGGAGCGTAGCGCATGGTGAAGCGATCGCGCAAGCAGCCTTCGAGACGCTGCACGATCCCTTTCGTGTCTCGATCATGCTCGACAGCAATGGCTCTAACAGCACCGCTGCTGCCGCCGTTCTTTGCGCCCAGCAACACTTAGAAATCCGCGATTCCTTCTCTGTTGTTCTTGCCGCGACCGGTCCCGTGGGGCAACGCGTGTCTCGCATCCTTGCCAATCTGGGAGGAAAAGTCTTTATCGGTTCAAGGTCCAAAGAGAGGGCGGAGGAAACCATTGACGAGTTGGTCCAAGCCGATGTTGAGCGCTCGCGTCTGATTCCGCTGGTATCGGAAGACGAAGAGGCGTTGACTGGGGCCTTGATCCGATCGCAAGCCGTTTTTGCTTGCGGAGCGGCAGGCATCCGACTCTTGACCGCCGAACGTTTGGCCTCCGCCAGTTCTCTTCGCGTAGCTGTCGATTTGAACGCGGTGCCGCCCGAAGGGATCGAAAGCATTGGAGTGTTCGACAAAGCTGTGGAACGAGGAAACCGCGTCGACTACGGGGCTCTCGGCGTTGGCGGATTGAAGATGAAGATCCACAAGGCCTCGATCGCAGCACTGTTTGAATCCAACCACCGATTCTTGGACTGCCAAGAGATGCTTTCCATCGGCACAGATATTCTCGCTCAGCAGAACAGAGGCGGTTAA
- a CDS encoding SPFH domain-containing protein, protein MFRLEVIDYIDQSNQSLIARVPESGTAAIQYGAQLIVQQNQEAIFFRDGRAMDSFGPGRYTLTTANIPILGKLLTIPFEKSPFQACVYFVGKQTFIDQRWGTRTPITIKDPQFGIVRLKGYGKFAYRVVDGSLLLNSIVGTQGKFTTDEILNYLRDVIIAGLTDLLASSGIGLLDMPSRMDDLSAAARVKLGDQFSKYGLELTEFFISSISAPEEVQKAIDARASMAVLGDLRAYATYSAANAMQTAGAAGMQGPMGFGLGMMLPNFMQPQNAVAGVPGAAPITGPAQLDFSNARVPSEQDLATSIRSLGEKMGWTIQQGEGGSLQVAVPLAASRRQRVFVELNRKDQDGNEMIGIWSPCGAINPAAALTILRNNDSVVHGAFAMKRVDEGEILVLKSNVLSNLTNASELAKIISAVAWQADEVEQQLSGSSVDHH, encoded by the coding sequence GTGTTTCGTCTCGAAGTCATCGATTACATCGATCAATCGAATCAATCGCTCATCGCGCGCGTACCGGAGTCGGGCACGGCCGCGATCCAATACGGTGCTCAATTGATCGTTCAGCAAAACCAGGAAGCGATCTTCTTTCGCGATGGTCGCGCCATGGATTCTTTTGGTCCCGGTCGCTACACCTTGACCACCGCGAACATACCGATCCTGGGGAAACTCCTCACAATCCCTTTTGAAAAGAGTCCGTTTCAAGCGTGCGTGTACTTTGTCGGAAAGCAAACGTTCATCGATCAGCGCTGGGGAACACGGACTCCTATCACGATCAAAGACCCCCAGTTTGGCATTGTAAGACTGAAGGGCTATGGCAAATTCGCCTACCGCGTCGTCGATGGCTCGTTGTTGCTCAACTCCATCGTCGGCACCCAAGGGAAGTTTACCACCGACGAGATCCTGAACTACCTTCGAGATGTCATCATCGCTGGTCTCACGGATCTGTTAGCAAGCTCCGGAATTGGACTGTTGGATATGCCATCCCGTATGGACGATCTGAGCGCCGCGGCTCGGGTGAAGCTGGGAGACCAGTTCTCCAAGTATGGGCTGGAATTGACGGAGTTCTTTATCAGCAGCATCTCGGCCCCCGAAGAAGTGCAAAAGGCGATCGATGCGAGGGCGAGCATGGCGGTCCTCGGCGATCTGCGCGCGTACGCCACCTATAGCGCAGCCAATGCCATGCAAACCGCCGGAGCGGCTGGAATGCAAGGCCCAATGGGGTTTGGGCTGGGGATGATGCTCCCGAATTTCATGCAACCGCAAAATGCGGTAGCAGGGGTTCCAGGCGCAGCACCGATTACCGGCCCCGCCCAATTGGACTTCAGCAACGCCCGGGTCCCCAGCGAACAAGACTTGGCAACCTCGATTCGGTCCCTCGGAGAAAAGATGGGATGGACGATTCAGCAAGGCGAAGGTGGATCGTTACAAGTCGCTGTACCTTTGGCTGCATCGCGTCGACAACGGGTGTTTGTAGAGCTGAACCGAAAGGACCAAGATGGCAACGAGATGATCGGAATCTGGTCCCCCTGTGGAGCGATCAACCCGGCAGCAGCCTTGACCATCCTTCGAAATAACGACTCTGTTGTGCATGGTGCTTTCGCAATGAAACGCGTAGACGAGGGTGAAATTCTCGTTCTCAAATCGAATGTATTGTCGAATCTGACCAATGCGAGCGAGCTAGCCAAAATCATCTCGGCTGTCGCTTGGCAAGCGGATGAAGTCGAACAACAACTGTCGGGCAGCTCCGTCGACCACCACTAA